One genomic region from Anopheles bellator chromosome 2, idAnoBellAS_SP24_06.2, whole genome shotgun sequence encodes:
- the LOC131208036 gene encoding nuclear hormone receptor FTZ-F1-like: protein MDNGEFVDLFAQPWNSKFPVVSNGRSAPHNGADGGGGPGGGQGGGYAANAVAAAAAMAAAPKLTTRLMQPQQPGAATATQGSSQGTLNGGSGSGLFTDTKLFLADVANMTANHHQQHQHHKPAALSSQQQQLQHGAAGRQTLFTTNLGPAAVATTELRDTNLGPLRNTSSSSNNNNNSSSSSSSSNSSSSTSTTTSSNNNSTNTSSTRSSHNSNHPDGLATGSSFTRESREFPKLSHRLLQPLGSSAAAAADHGGGQHTMMRGAAQQQPPSLGMSQQDFNAFCSSLSAVAAAAAATASGSDLADSTTPPPPPSALLSPGGSGPAGGGGGGADGVGDLDPEVELMGLNGHQHEKKTPNSIRAQIEIIPCKVCGDKSSGVHYGVITCEGCKGFFRRSQSSVVNYQCPRNKQCVVDRVNRNRCQYCRLQKCLKLGMSRDAVKFGRMSKKQREKVEDEVRFHRAQMRAQNDAAPDSSVFDTQTPSSSDQLHHGYNGYTYSNEVGYGSPYGYSASVTPQQTMGYDISADYVDSTTTYEPRSTMIDSDFISGHNKDGSPTGGGADQNRPITLNDIRLARVQQTTATTTTTAAAAPNAASSVAVGDGSASGGGGGGVGETDRGLAPQPQTGLGASGQLLATDQQQQTTLTVLPTSGATNSNNNNNNSSSSTMITIKQEQLASVDSISVGSFVDSTTFLPSPTGQQHHQHLHPHHHHHQPMVTTNGGGGGAAVGGGMTAPDGSGANMRSRGTSVVPPERLNRSDTFATQKTPDQTNCEQDKRNERDRNGFVFSRPVTSLGTASREE, encoded by the exons ATGGATAACGGCGAATTCGTGGACCTGTTTGCTCAGCCCTGGAATAGCAAGTTCCCGGTCGTGTCCAACGGTCGCAGCGCGCCCCACAAcggtgcggatggtggtggtggtccgggcGGTGGCCAAGGGGGAGGCTACGCGGCAAAcgcggtggcagcggccgctgCAATGGCCGCCGCCCCGAAGCTTACCACGCGGCTGATGCAGCCTCAGCAGCCCGGAGCAGCGACGGCAACCCAAGGCTCATCGCAGGGCACGCTAAACGGTGGCAGTGGTAGTGGTCTCTTCACCGACACGAAACTGTTCCTGGCCGATGTGGCCAACATGACCGctaaccaccaccagcagcaccagcaccacaaacCTGCAGCCCTCAgctcccagcagcagcagctccagcatggcgctgctggccgacAAACGCTTTTTACGACAAACCTCGGCCCGGCGGCCGTGGCAACGACTGAACTACGTGATACAAACCTAGGGCCTTTAAGAAATaccagtagtagtagcaacaacaacaacaacagtagtagtagcagcagcagtagtaacagcagcagtagtaccagcaccaccaccagcagcaacaacaacagcaccaacactAGCAGTACCCGCAGCAGCCATAACAGTAACCATCCGGACGGCCTGGCCACGGGCAGCAGTTTCACCCGGGAAAGCCGCGAGTTTCCCAAACTAAGTCACAGGCTACTGCAACCGCTGGGctcctcggcggcggcggcggctgatcatggcggcggccagcacaCGATGATGCGTGGAGCGGCTCAACAACAGCCGCCGTCGCTCGGTATGAGCCAGCAGGACTTCAACGCCTTCTGCTCGTCCTTgtcggccgtggcggcggcggccgctgccaccgcctCCGGGTCCGACTTGGCGGACAGTacgacgccgccaccaccaccgtcagcccTGCTGTCACCCGGTGGT AGTGgtcccgctggtggtggtggtggcggggctGATGGTGTTGGTGACCTCGACCCCGAGGTGGAACTGATGGGGCTGAACGGGCATCAGCACGAGAAAAAGACTCCCAACTCAATTCGAG CTCAAATCGAGATCATACCGTGCAAGGTGTGCGGCGACAAGTCGTCCGGGGTGCACTACGGTGTGATCACCTGCGAGGGCTGCAAGGGCTTCTTCCGGAGATCGCAGAGCTCCGTCGTCAACTACCAGTGCCCGCGAAACAAACAGTGCGTGGTGGATCGGGTCAACCGAAATCGATGCCAGTACTGTCGACTGCAAAAGTGCCTAAAGCTGGGAATGAGCCGTGACG CCGTCAAGTTCGGCCGAATGTCGAAGAAGCAGCGCGAGAAGGTGGAGGACGAGGTGCGGTTTCACCGGGCCCAGATGCGCGCCCAGAACGATGCGGCCCCGGACAGTTCCGTGTTCGACACGCAGACACCTTCCAGCAGTGATCAGCTGCACCACGGCTACAATGG CTACACATATTCGAACGAGGTCGGCTACGGCAGCCCGTACGGGTACTCGGCCTCGGTGACGCCGCAGCAGACGATGGGCTACGACATCTCGGCCGACTACGTGGACAGTACAACGACTTATGAACCGAGAAGTACGATGATAGACTCAGATTTCATAAGTGGACACA ACAAGGACGGCTCACCGACGGGCGGCGGCGCCGATCAGAACCGGCCGATCACGCTGAACGATATCCGCTTGGCGCGGGTTCAGcaaacgacggccacgaccacgacgacggcggcggccgccccgAACGCCGCCAGTTCCGTAGCGGTCGGGGACGGCTCcgccagtggtggtggcggtggtggtgttggtgagacCGATCGGGGACTCGCTCCTCAGCCCCAGACGGGACTGGGTGCCTCCGGGCAGCTGTTGGCCAcggatcagcagcagcagaccacTCTGACGGTGCTGCCGACGAGCGGCGCGACcaatagcaacaacaacaacaacaacagtagcagTAGTACAATGATCACCATCAAACAGGAGCAGCTCGCCAGCGTGGACAGCATCAGCGTCGGCAGCTTCGTCGACTCGACCACCTTTCTGCCGTCgccgaccggccagcagcaccatcagcacctccaccctcaccaccaccaccatcaaccgaTGGTCacgacgaacggcggcggcggtggcgccgcggtcggtggtggtaTGACGGCACCGGACGGATCAGGTGCGAACATGAGGAGCAGAGGAACCTCGGTGGTGCCACCAGAGCGA